From the genome of Aphelocoma coerulescens isolate FSJ_1873_10779 unplaced genomic scaffold, UR_Acoe_1.0 HiC_scaffold_97, whole genome shotgun sequence, one region includes:
- the LOC138102637 gene encoding LOW QUALITY PROTEIN: butyrophilin subfamily 3 member A2-like (The sequence of the model RefSeq protein was modified relative to this genomic sequence to represent the inferred CDS: inserted 2 bases in 2 codons) has product MIHVEFNMDIPDLAVQQLDELRSLVRFSLDIWVIDVFPHCRMMGSRFWPAVTLPILXFLQILPRVTGQYSIIPPDSPVLGVVGNGAILPCQLQGKIIPEKLSIQWIFSGSSTESAVATFDGKXPQNPFLEFEGYRGRTEFFLSEFHQGNLSLLLKNVRPSDKGKYTCSVFLDNRYNEVVVDLDVAAQGAEPSVFLDGHAGNDISLSCRSQGWFPAPSMVWLDSQGQMRPEEVTTQSTPGPSSGIFDVVSSMSLEPGSDREVSCRVVNEVLNATRESRVRIAGE; this is encoded by the exons GAGCCTGGTGAGATTTTCCCTGGATATTTGGGTTATTGATGTCTTCCCGCACTGCAGAATGATGGGATCCAGATTCTGGCCGGCAGTGACTCTTCCCATCC GTTTCCTGCAGATCCTTCCCAGGGTCACAG GCCAGTACAGCATAATTCCTCCTGACAGCCCCGTCCTTGGAGTCGTCGGGAATGGAGCCATCCTGCCCTGCCAGCTACAAGGCAAAATAATCCCAGAGAAACTTTCCATCCAGTGGATCTTCTCTGGGAGCTCCACAGAAAGTGCCGTGGCCACTTTTGATGGAA ATCCTCAAAATCCATTTCTGGAGTTCGAGGGCTATCGGGGCAGGACAGAGTTTTTCTTGTCGGAATTCCACCAAGGAAATCTGTCCCTTCTCCTGAAGAACGTCCGTCCCTCGGACAAAGGGAAATACACCTGCAGCGTCTTCCTAGACAACCGGTACAATGAGGTCGTGGTGGACCTGGATGTGGCAG CTCAGGGTGCCGAGCCCTCGGTTTTCCTGGATGGACACGCTGGGAACGACATCAGCCTCTCCTGCAGATCCCAGGGATGGTTCCCAGCACCCTCCATGGTTTGGCTGGACAGCCAAGGCCAGATGCGGCCGGAGGAAGTGACCACTCAGAgcactccaggcccttcctccgGCATCTTCGATGTCGTGAGTTCCATGAGCCTGGAGCCGGGATCGGACCGGGAAGTGTCCTGCAGGGTGGTCAACGAGGTGCTCAATGCCACGCGGGAATCCCGAGTCCGGATTGCAGGTGAGTGA